The Haemorhous mexicanus isolate bHaeMex1 chromosome 5, bHaeMex1.pri, whole genome shotgun sequence genome contains a region encoding:
- the CCDC59 gene encoding thyroid transcription factor 1-associated protein 26, which produces MAAARRDGPGSAAAAAKGGAAARGPGRKRRWRPVLLRSVVGSVQEGRGFAFRRKQKIERQYRKLLKKRRQVHSQQDDQFTDTYPEHLKHLYLAEEEKLKKRRRTPDDSVSSEEKLNKAAESVGTQEKFKNKTSNQKAKEEYEKIKAEHARKKEEAEKRKQQREEAQRLYKKKKMEAFKILSKKTKKGQPNLNLQVEFLLQKIQQNT; this is translated from the exons ATGGCGGCGGCGAGGCGCGATGGGCCCGGgtcggcggcggcggcggccaaGGGGGGCGCGGCTGCCCGCGGACCCGGCCGAAAGCGGCGGTGGCGGCCCGTCCTGCTCCGCAGCGTTGTCGGCAGCGTCCAAGAGG GACGAGGATTTGCATTTCGGAGGAAACAAAAGATTGAACGACAGTACAGGAAATTactgaaaaagagaagacaagtgcattcccagcaggatgatCAGTTTACAGATACCTATCCAGAGCACTTGAAACATCTTTACcttgcagaggaagaaaagcttAAGAAGAGGCGCAGGACTCCAGATGATTCGGTGTCATCAGAAGAAAAGCTTAATAAAGCAGCAGA GTCAGTTGGGACTCAAGagaagtttaaaaacaaaacatccAATCAGAAGGCAAAAGAAGAGTATGAGAAAATAAAGGCTGAGCATGCTAGAAAGAAAGAG gaagcagaaaaaagaaaacaacaaagagAAGAAGCTCAGCGTTtgtacaagaaaaagaaaatggaagcttttaaaatactgagtaagaagacaaagaaaggaCAGCCAAATCTAAATTTACAAGTAGAAtttcttcttcagaaaatacagcaaaatacaTAA